CATCACAAATTGATTTTCTCTCCTCCACCATTACATTTCGTTTTACGTTTATGATACCACCGCGGTTTAATAATGCGTCCTCGTGTATGTTTTGTAACTTTATGTGAGAGCTGTATTTTTCAAAAAGCTCTCTTTTTGCATTCATATAGGAGGAGCCGTCAATATCGTGGTTTGTAACTAGAAACAGGTTGACTCCGCTTTTTATCAGTATCTCTGCAAGTTCAGCTGTAAGATAATCACCATTTGTATTTATAAACACCAGACATCCGGGGCGTTTGCTTTTTAAAAAGCTGACAAAAAAAGGAAGTCTTCTATCTAATAGCGGCTCATTATAAAAGGCAAAATTAATTGTACCGGTAAAATTAATCTCGCAAAGTCTTTCAACCACAAGCTTAAAACACTCCTCAGTCATGAAAAGTTCAGGCACTGTCTCAAGGCTGTTAGGGCAGTAGTAACACTTGCGGTTACAGTATGTGGAGGTTTCTATGGTAAGGCTTCTTATAAAATTTGGATCACCGTATTTAAATAAATTATAGAGTTTCAAATATTTTGCATACAAAAATTTTTGTACATTGTGTGGTATTCCAAACTGATTTAACAGAAACAGTAATCTGCCCTTCATCATCGTTATATTGTACCTGTGTTATGTCTGATACGTCAAACTTAATGCTAAGCCAAATTCAATCGCTTAACTTCATTGCACACGTACAAAAGTAGGGGTGAACGATTATTTGCACTACAAAGTATGCCTCCATCACTTTCTCCTTGCCGCCTTTTTATGCTTCTGACTACCACTTGATATAAAATACACCGCAACTGTTTAAGAAGGGTTAAAAAAGAGTAACTTTGGGCAGCTAAAAATACCCACACAACGTGGAAATGAGTCTAAAATAATCTATCTTGCAGCTCAATCTTAGGAGGATGAAATGTTCCTATAATGATAAATGGATTTCTTCCCTTGAAATGAAACTCTTTGGTAGTACCAAGGTAAAAATACAAATCTTTCGTTTTAGCAAAATCATCAAAGTACTTTCTTTTTACGTCATCACAGGCTTTAACCTCATCTCCTTTATGTCTTTTAAGGCAGTTCCAAAAAAGTTGTCCGATTTCCCAATCTTCTATCATTAAAGTTCTTTCTATTGAAGAATCCTCCTTGAATTTATAGGAAAATTTGTAAGGTAGTTTGTTCACCACTTTAAAAGGATTATCATATTTCTCGAATAGTTTAGGCTGGCTTAATATTTTAGACAGCTTATTTTTGTCCCATTCTCTCTCTGTTTCTGTAATTTTGAAGTCTATTATTTCGGAAGGCTTAAACACGGCAAGGGAGGTATACATTGTTGGATTTCTTGACTCATCTATTAGAAGTTCCATGTTGGTATAGACTTTTTTTAATACTATTTCTTTTCTCTCTCTCCAATAATTAGTAGGTTCAATCCAAACGCCGGTTACGATGTCATTAATATTAACAGGACGATAGCTTTCCTGGCGCAGGTCTTTGGGGTTACGTTCTATCTTTAGTTCTATCCACTGATATTTTTTATATTGTTTTTCATAATCCAACTTTCTAAAAGGAATAGGATATAATCTCACCCATGTGCCATCTTCTCTGAAGCCTGCCGTACATACCGTTTCATCATATTTTTCAGACAATGTAGGATATGTTTTTACTGTTATCAAAATTTTAGTTTTCATAAACACTACAAACTATATGTGTTCAATTTGAAAACCATAATTTGTTGATAAAGTTTTTGCTATAACACTTCTGTGACATTGATAAGGCATCGCTTCAAAACACGTAAGAGCAATTCTTTTGTTAATTTTGATAAGCCTGTATATCTTTTCTATAGAGTCTAAATGGTTGGGCAAAATAATATTTCCATAATTAGCAAATAAAGCGTCATAATCGTCCTGAGTATTGAGAGACTTTCTCTGGGACGAATCAATTCCCAGTTCGGGCAGGTGTATGTACTGTATATTAAGATCGTTTACCGACTTTTCTAATCTGCTTTTAGAAAATCCATATTTTCTACTTATTGCATTTTTACGGACATCAAAAAGTATCTGAACATTGTTCTTAACCAACCGGTTAAGGTAATCTTCGAGACTCCTACCTTCATATCCCAAAGTAAAAACCACCTCATCAGTTCTTTGAGTGTCTATAGAGGTAATATGTTCAACTGTATCTTTTATCACAGATTCTCTAAACATACCAATTTCCATTTCATAACTCATGAACCATTCTAACAATATTGGAGTTTTCTTAACAAGT
This window of the Nitrospirota bacterium genome carries:
- a CDS encoding SPASM domain-containing protein, encoding MMKGRLLFLLNQFGIPHNVQKFLYAKYLKLYNLFKYGDPNFIRSLTIETSTYCNRKCYYCPNSLETVPELFMTEECFKLVVERLCEINFTGTINFAFYNEPLLDRRLPFFVSFLKSKRPGCLVFINTNGDYLTAELAEILIKSGVNLFLVTNHDIDGSSYMNAKRELFEKYSSHIKLQNIHEDALLNRGGIINVKRNVMVEERKSICDEMCDMPIIDYTGNVLLCCNDYHRKHVIGNIYQNSLYKIWKHEPYKTIRNKLRRGIADLEICKKCMNIG
- a CDS encoding DUF488 domain-containing protein, whose amino-acid sequence is MFRESVIKDTVEHITSIDTQRTDEVVFTLGYEGRSLEDYLNRLVKNNVQILFDVRKNAISRKYGFSKSRLEKSVNDLNIQYIHLPELGIDSSQRKSLNTQDDYDALFANYGNIILPNHLDSIEKIYRLIKINKRIALTCFEAMPYQCHRSVIAKTLSTNYGFQIEHI